In the genome of Bacillus thuringiensis, the window ATCAAACAGAAAAAGAATTAATAGATCAAGCGTTGATTGAAACGGAAGGGAATATATTACAAGCCGCAAAAATGTTAGGTATCCCTCGTCAAACGCTTCAATATAAACTGAGCAAGTACGACAAAACCGCCGAATAATCGGCGGTTTTTGTGTGTTTGCACGAATAAAAGAGCGTTTACATATATAAAAAGTAATGAATATGATGTTAAGTATTGATTTCATACAACGCTTAAAAATATTTTTTCGCTTATGTAATAGGGTTCTCCGCACATTTACTTATCAACAATGTAAAGTTGGCATAACTATTGCTTATATAAAGGATGAGCGTATAAAAAGGGGGAATAGCAATGTTACATGATGTATACAAACCAAATCGTCACTGGAAGGATATCGAATTATGGAAAGATGTTACTGAAGAGCAATGGAATGATTGGGTTTGGCAATTAACGAATACGATCAAAACGTTAGATGACTTAAGAAAAGTAATTAACTTAACACCTGAAGAAGAAGAGGGCGTTAAAATTTCAACGAAAACGATCCCGTTAAACATTACACCGTACTATGCTTGGCTAATGAATCCTGATGATCCACGCTGTCCGATTCGGATGCAATCAGTACCGATTTCGGAAGAGTTATATAAAACAAAATATGATTTAGAAGATCCACTTCACGAAGATGAAGATTCACCAGTTCCAGGGCTAACACATCGTTATCCAGACCGTGTACTATTCTTAGTAACAAATCAATGTTCTATGTATTGTCGTTACTGTACACGTCGTCGTTTTAGTGGACAAATTGGAATGGGTGTACCGAAGAAACAATTAGATGATGCGATTGCTTATATTAGTGAAACACCACAAGTGCGAGATGTATTAATCTCCGGTGGTGATGGACTTCTAATTAACGATAAAATTTTAGAATATGTATTAAAAAATTTACGAGAGATTCCGCATGTTGAGATTATTCGTATCGGAACGAGAGCACCAGTAGTATTCCCGCAACGTATTACAGAAAATTTATGTAACATTATTAAAAAATACCATCCAGTATGGTTAAATACACATTTCAATACATCTATTGAAATTACTGAAGAATCGAAAAAGGCATGTGAAATGTTAGCGAATGCTGGTGTTCCAGTCGGAAACCAAGCAGTAATTTTAGCTGGTATTAACGACAGCGTTCCAATTATGAAAAAACTTATGCATGACTTAGTAAAAATCCGTGTACGTCCATATTACATTTATCAATGTGACTTATCTGAAGGTATCGGTCACTTCCGTGCACCAGTATCTAAAGGTCTTGAAATTATTGAAGGTTTACGTGGACACACATCTGGTTATGCTGTTCCGACATTCGTTGTTGATGCGCCAGGTGGAGGCGGTAAAATTGCACTTCAACCAAACTATTTAATCTCACAAAGTGCAGATAAAGTTGTACTTCGTAACTTTGAAGGTGTTATTACGACGTATCCAGAGCCAGAGAGCTATATTCCAGGAAGAGCGGAAGGATACTTTAAAGAGATTTATCCGAACTACGAAGAAAAACGTTCAGATGTTGGTATCGCAGGTCTTATGAGCGATAAGAAATTTAACCTCGTTCCAGACGACTTACAGCGTATGAACCGTCGTAAAGACTATGAAGATAATGATACTCATGCATCTTTAAAAGATAAACGTGATAAGCGTGATCAATTAAAAGATAAAAAATATCAAGCGCAAATGGCTAAATTAGAAGAAAACGACAAAAAAACTGAGGGTGATGCAGTATGAATTGTATGTGGTGTGACAGTACAGAAGCGAAAGAAAGCTTGAATACTGTATATTGGGAATTACCAGATGGTACGAAAGCCATTGAAATCCAAAAGACACCATGTATTTCTTGTTCCTCGTGCGGGATGGACTATCAATCAGACCATACAGTAAAAGAAATTGAAGATCAATTATTTTTAATTTATACGAAAGATTTACCAAAACAACTAACATATGAAGAATTAATGGGAAGACCACGTCTATTAAAAAGAAATTATTTCGACTTTTAACCAGCTTTTATGCTGGTTTTTTTCTTTTTTGCCTTGTATAATGTACCCAAGTTAGAAAGGTAGGGAATATTTTTGAAAAAAACATTTTACCATTATATGATGAAGCATCGTGCAGCTTTATTTAGAAATGAAATTTCAGATTTAGCAGAGGCGATGTATGATGATTTAAGTTTTCCGAAGCAATCTGAAGACTATGATGAAATTAGTTCATACTTAGAGTTGAGCGGAATGCTAGAAAGTATGTCTATATTTGATGAAGCCTGGGATTTATACATACAAGATAGATAAAAACTATTTGAAAACATACAGAATACATTACTTTGTGTAAAGTGAAGTATTCTGTATGTTTTTTTATTATGAAATTTGTTGATTTAAAGCTAGTCTAGTTACTAGCTTTTTTTTGAGTGTAACGTAAATTTTATAAGATTATAATTTTTATTGAAAAAATTTATGAATATAAGCTTCTGTGATAAGCGTTTTTATGTAGGTTGCATATACTGATATCAAAATCACGACGTCAAAAAAAGGAGAGATAGAGATGGCAAGAAAAAAACAACCTAAATACAACGTAGGGGACATAGTCGTGATTACGCTATATGGAACCGTTGGGAAAATCACAAATATGAAGGTTTTAGATGGAGTTTATGTATACGAAGTCAATAATCACGATGGATTTTACGTAGAGCAAACATTGCAGCACGTTACAGAGCAAGATATGAAAAAGGGCGATACGGAGTGGATTGAATTAAATTATAATTTCACGTTTGGTGATCTTGTGCAAGTAACTGGATATGATAAAGATGTTTTCCGTATTGTTGGTTTTCGTACAGAAGTATGGAGATATAAGAATGACGCCTGGGAAGATACAATTTATGAATTGTCACGGATTACGGATGGTGAATGGTTAGAAGCGGATGAGTCAGATTTAACGTTACTTGCGAATGCTCAAACGGCAAATGCCATTTTGAAGAAACTGAAACAAGATAAAGCAGGTATGAATAAATTAGATTTAGGTAAGTTAAAGTCAATTAACAACTCGAAAAAAGTGAGTGTTAAGACGAATCGTCAAGAAATCATTGATGGGTTACTTGATATTTATAACGATTATCAATTATTGTTCGATACATTTAAAGATGAAGAATATAAAATTGTAATGGATGTTGTTCATAATTATTTAGTTAAATTGACAGAGAAAAAATAGTTAACTAGAAAGAGAGAATAAATTGAACAACAACATATGCAGTATAAGGTATGCCTACAACTATTAAAAAAATAAAAAGCCACTTTATAAGAGAGTCTGCCCATTGATCTTCATGCATGAACTCTTCTTTTGTTTGTCCTACTTCATATTGATTTTCCATTATTATTTCCCCCTTTGAATAGCTTGTACTACAATCGTATGCATCTCGTCCAAAGCTTATGACCTATAAAAAAATAAAATCTATTTTTCTAATCTCATATACATAATTTTGAGATTTTTTCATAAAACAGAAATAAAGGAGTGATGCTCATGAAGGAAATTGAAGTCGTGATTGATACGGAAGAGATTGCGGAGTTTTTTTATGAGCAACTAATTGAAAGAGGGTACGTCCCAAAACGAGAAGAAATTGAAGATCTCGCAGATATTACATTTGAGTATTTATTAGAGAAATGCATGATTGATGAA includes:
- the ablA gene encoding lysine 2,3-aminomutase: MLHDVYKPNRHWKDIELWKDVTEEQWNDWVWQLTNTIKTLDDLRKVINLTPEEEEGVKISTKTIPLNITPYYAWLMNPDDPRCPIRMQSVPISEELYKTKYDLEDPLHEDEDSPVPGLTHRYPDRVLFLVTNQCSMYCRYCTRRRFSGQIGMGVPKKQLDDAIAYISETPQVRDVLISGGDGLLINDKILEYVLKNLREIPHVEIIRIGTRAPVVFPQRITENLCNIIKKYHPVWLNTHFNTSIEITEESKKACEMLANAGVPVGNQAVILAGINDSVPIMKKLMHDLVKIRVRPYYIYQCDLSEGIGHFRAPVSKGLEIIEGLRGHTSGYAVPTFVVDAPGGGGKIALQPNYLISQSADKVVLRNFEGVITTYPEPESYIPGRAEGYFKEIYPNYEEKRSDVGIAGLMSDKKFNLVPDDLQRMNRRKDYEDNDTHASLKDKRDKRDQLKDKKYQAQMAKLEENDKKTEGDAV
- a CDS encoding YokU family protein — its product is MNCMWCDSTEAKESLNTVYWELPDGTKAIEIQKTPCISCSSCGMDYQSDHTVKEIEDQLFLIYTKDLPKQLTYEELMGRPRLLKRNYFDF
- a CDS encoding YozE family protein, whose translation is MKKTFYHYMMKHRAALFRNEISDLAEAMYDDLSFPKQSEDYDEISSYLELSGMLESMSIFDEAWDLYIQDR
- a CDS encoding DUF3930 family protein, with the protein product MENQYEVGQTKEEFMHEDQWADSLIKWLFIFLIVVGIPYTAYVVVQFILSF
- a CDS encoding YozD family protein; this encodes MKEIEVVIDTEEIAEFFYEQLIERGYVPKREEIEDLADITFEYLLEKCMIDEVFDEEDE